Proteins encoded together in one Chloroflexota bacterium window:
- a CDS encoding baseplate J/gp47 family protein, with protein sequence MSRTDMADDNKEQVIHLDPDDQIGSIRDKIIWADAPRVVLVVPYRNRAMRDKMNLKLVQRTAVDEAVSVALVAFHQDTAKLAREIGLPVFWTKRGLPGMHNWGAAAAPEFVPGDIDGDLKVIAPTEPRVSRAYRIAGAVILAVLVVLIAATSALLMPSAKITLYPVSESASVKTAITASATQKTVNTLLGQIPARIQEIQLGGSEKVVPANKKDVPDARATGIVVFTSKSDQAIKIPKGSIVSTSSGVPIRFSTQTDAELAPRGRAEVTVQAVEAGPGGNVARFTINTAEGPFALAVNVVNSNNMAGGSVKRVPVVAESDKQRAAVLLVQRLRQEALTSFRGMLKEGEFVAPESVSVTLDFPTFDFLVDEPADSLMISANAVGRALIVNGADANIVALERLKTAVRNGFELLPDTIQFVPGELTGTTADSVRFDLTAKGQMATAIDRGVVANEVRGMGAADAAARLSKRLAMRREPMIELRSDVLNMGRLPFFAFRVQVEVAP encoded by the coding sequence ATGTCCCGTACTGACATGGCCGACGACAACAAAGAGCAGGTCATTCATCTGGACCCGGACGATCAGATCGGTTCGATCCGCGATAAGATCATCTGGGCGGATGCGCCGCGCGTGGTGCTGGTGGTGCCGTACCGCAACCGCGCCATGCGCGATAAGATGAATCTCAAGCTCGTGCAGCGCACGGCGGTCGACGAAGCCGTCAGCGTGGCACTGGTGGCCTTCCATCAGGATACGGCCAAGCTTGCGCGGGAGATCGGCCTGCCGGTCTTCTGGACGAAGCGCGGCCTGCCCGGCATGCACAACTGGGGCGCCGCCGCTGCGCCCGAGTTTGTACCGGGCGACATCGATGGCGATCTCAAGGTCATTGCGCCCACGGAGCCGCGCGTCAGCCGCGCCTATCGCATTGCCGGCGCGGTGATTCTGGCCGTGCTCGTGGTGCTCATCGCGGCCACGTCCGCACTGCTCATGCCGTCTGCGAAGATAACGCTGTATCCCGTCAGCGAGTCGGCCAGCGTCAAGACAGCGATCACGGCCAGCGCCACACAGAAGACGGTCAACACGCTGCTCGGGCAGATTCCGGCGCGTATCCAGGAAATCCAGCTTGGCGGCTCCGAGAAGGTTGTGCCCGCGAACAAGAAAGACGTGCCTGACGCCAGGGCGACCGGAATCGTGGTCTTCACGAGCAAGAGCGACCAGGCGATCAAGATCCCAAAAGGCAGCATAGTTTCCACATCATCCGGCGTGCCGATCCGTTTCTCGACGCAGACCGACGCCGAACTGGCGCCGCGCGGGCGGGCCGAAGTGACGGTGCAGGCTGTCGAAGCCGGGCCGGGCGGCAATGTGGCCCGCTTTACGATCAATACGGCGGAAGGCCCGTTTGCGCTGGCGGTCAACGTAGTCAACTCGAACAATATGGCCGGCGGCAGCGTCAAGCGCGTGCCGGTTGTGGCGGAGTCGGACAAGCAGCGCGCGGCCGTTCTGCTTGTTCAGCGCCTGCGCCAGGAAGCGTTGACAAGTTTCCGAGGGATGCTGAAAGAGGGCGAGTTCGTGGCGCCCGAATCGGTCAGCGTCACGCTTGATTTCCCCACGTTTGATTTTCTGGTTGACGAGCCCGCCGACAGCTTGATGATTTCAGCCAACGCGGTGGGGCGCGCGTTGATCGTCAATGGCGCTGACGCGAATATCGTCGCGCTTGAACGGCTGAAGACGGCAGTGCGCAATGGCTTCGAGTTGCTGCCGGACACAATTCAATTTGTGCCCGGCGAGTTGACCGGCACGACGGCCGATAGTGTGCGCTTCGATCTGACGGCCAAAGGGCAGATGGCGACGGCCATCGACCGCGGCGTTGTGGCGAACGAGGTGCGCGGCATGGGCGCGGCCGATGCAGCGGCCCGGCTCAGCAAGCGGTTGGCGATGCGCCGTGAACCGATGATTGAGCTCCGATCCGATGTCCTAAATATGGGACGCCTGCCGTTCTTTGCGTTCCGGGTGCAGGTCGAGGTGGCCCCGTAA
- the alaS gene encoding alanine--tRNA ligase yields MTSAQIRRAFLDYFTQQGHSEVASSSLVPSDPTLLFTNAGMVQFKDAFLGLEKRAYERATTSQKCMRVSGKHNDLENVGPSPRHHTFFEMLGNFSLGDYFKRDAIKFAYELLTKVYGLPPERLAFTVFHNDEEAYRIWVDEVGVDPRRVARMGPKTNFWQMADTGPCGPTSEVHWDRNPEAGIEGVIPALQAETDRFLELWNLVFMQYNRTQPDERHTGQFDEPLPRPGVDTGMGLERLAAVVQGVASNYESDLFTPIMDAIQEDLRHDDATRAKNMVAYRVIADHGRAMTFLLSDGVLPGNEGRAYVLRMVMRRAMRFGKKMGVQRPFLGDVARAVIAHMGAHYADLQEKQEFIIKAIAQEEERFQAALDKGLAILEGIFAETQRRDSAVIDGADVFLLWDTYGFPIDLTRDVAQERGFTLDDDGFRCAMDEQRKQSQAAGRFKMGDQADAYRAFGFDETKFVGYETLSAGALVVAIVRDGAIVPDARAGDQVQVLLDRTPFYGESGGQVGDSGLIESAQVRATVSDTQKPVPGVYAHHVRVDSGLLRTGDTVRARVDEARRYDTMRNHTATHLLHRALHEILGHHATQRGSLVAPDHLRFDFNHLAAVTRDELEQIEARVNEVILRDLPVHWYVTSKEDATRQGAMALFGEKYGDEVRVVCVADWGDRERCYSRELCGGTHLKSTGEIGAFILLGESSVGAGLRRIEATTGRGARRYARERIDMLGAIAMQLETTTDAVPTKIDALRAERDALRRELQALQRAHAKAGLEELLAGVQTVGDVKVIAAPVNAASVDVLREMSDWLRDKLGSGIVALGAVVDDKPLIIASVTPDLIARGAHAGNIVKQAAQRIGGSGGGRPNMAQAGGKDAGRLGEAMASVPAFVAQSMKK; encoded by the coding sequence ATGACCAGTGCGCAGATCCGGCGCGCGTTTCTGGACTACTTCACGCAACAGGGACACAGCGAGGTGGCTTCGTCATCGCTCGTCCCATCTGATCCCACCTTGCTTTTCACGAATGCCGGCATGGTGCAGTTCAAGGATGCCTTTCTGGGTCTCGAAAAGCGCGCTTACGAGCGAGCGACGACGTCCCAGAAGTGCATGCGCGTCAGCGGAAAGCACAACGACCTCGAAAATGTCGGTCCGTCGCCGCGTCATCACACATTTTTCGAGATGCTTGGCAACTTCTCGCTGGGCGACTACTTTAAACGCGACGCCATCAAGTTTGCCTATGAGTTGCTGACGAAAGTCTACGGCCTGCCGCCCGAGCGGCTGGCGTTCACGGTCTTTCACAACGATGAGGAAGCGTACAGGATCTGGGTTGACGAGGTTGGCGTCGATCCGCGCCGGGTGGCGCGCATGGGGCCAAAAACCAATTTCTGGCAGATGGCCGACACGGGACCGTGCGGCCCGACGTCCGAAGTTCACTGGGACCGAAACCCGGAAGCGGGCATCGAAGGTGTTATCCCGGCTTTGCAGGCCGAGACCGACCGGTTCCTGGAGTTGTGGAACCTGGTATTCATGCAGTACAACCGGACGCAGCCGGACGAAAGGCACACCGGCCAGTTCGATGAGCCGTTGCCCAGGCCCGGAGTTGACACGGGCATGGGGCTGGAGCGCCTCGCGGCCGTGGTGCAGGGCGTAGCCAGTAATTATGAGAGCGACCTGTTCACCCCGATCATGGACGCGATTCAGGAAGACCTGCGCCATGATGACGCCACACGCGCGAAGAACATGGTCGCGTACCGCGTGATTGCCGATCACGGCCGCGCGATGACGTTCTTGCTGTCGGACGGTGTGCTGCCGGGCAACGAGGGCCGCGCATACGTCCTGCGCATGGTGATGCGGCGCGCGATGCGATTTGGCAAGAAGATGGGCGTGCAGCGCCCGTTCCTGGGCGACGTGGCACGCGCGGTGATCGCTCACATGGGCGCGCATTATGCCGACCTGCAGGAAAAGCAAGAGTTCATCATCAAGGCCATTGCTCAGGAGGAAGAGCGCTTCCAGGCCGCGTTAGACAAGGGTTTGGCCATCCTTGAGGGCATTTTCGCCGAGACGCAGCGGCGCGACAGCGCCGTAATAGATGGGGCCGACGTGTTCCTGCTGTGGGATACCTATGGCTTCCCGATTGACCTGACGCGCGATGTGGCGCAGGAGCGCGGATTCACGCTCGATGACGACGGCTTCCGCTGTGCCATGGATGAACAGCGCAAACAATCGCAGGCAGCCGGCCGCTTCAAGATGGGCGATCAGGCGGATGCGTACCGCGCCTTCGGGTTTGACGAGACAAAGTTCGTTGGCTACGAAACACTGTCGGCTGGTGCGCTGGTCGTGGCAATCGTCCGCGACGGCGCGATCGTGCCGGATGCGCGCGCCGGCGACCAGGTGCAGGTTCTGCTGGATCGCACGCCGTTCTACGGGGAATCGGGCGGGCAGGTGGGCGACAGCGGTCTGATCGAGAGTGCCCAGGTGCGCGCCACGGTCAGCGACACGCAGAAGCCGGTGCCAGGCGTCTACGCGCACCACGTGCGGGTGGACTCAGGATTGCTGCGGACCGGCGACACGGTGCGTGCACGCGTGGACGAGGCGCGCCGCTATGATACGATGCGCAATCACACGGCCACGCACCTCCTGCACCGCGCGCTGCACGAGATTCTGGGGCATCATGCCACACAGCGCGGCTCGCTCGTGGCGCCCGATCACCTGCGTTTTGACTTCAATCATCTGGCGGCGGTGACGCGCGATGAACTCGAACAGATTGAGGCGCGCGTCAACGAGGTGATACTACGGGACCTGCCGGTCCACTGGTATGTGACCTCCAAGGAAGACGCGACGCGGCAGGGGGCGATGGCGCTTTTTGGCGAAAAATACGGCGATGAGGTGCGCGTTGTCTGTGTCGCCGACTGGGGCGACCGCGAGCGCTGTTACTCGCGCGAACTGTGCGGCGGCACCCATCTCAAGTCGACCGGCGAGATCGGCGCGTTCATTCTGCTTGGTGAAAGCTCGGTCGGGGCCGGCCTGCGGCGCATTGAGGCGACCACCGGTCGCGGCGCGCGCCGCTATGCACGCGAACGGATCGACATGCTGGGGGCCATAGCGATGCAGCTCGAAACGACGACCGATGCGGTGCCGACCAAGATCGATGCACTGCGCGCCGAACGCGACGCGCTGCGCCGCGAATTGCAGGCGCTGCAACGAGCCCATGCCAAAGCCGGGCTTGAAGAGCTGCTGGCTGGCGTTCAGACCGTGGGGGATGTCAAGGTGATTGCCGCCCCGGTAAACGCCGCCAGTGTGGACGTGCTGCGCGAGATGAGCGACTGGCTGCGCGACAAACTGGGCTCGGGCATCGTGGCGCTGGGGGCGGTGGTTGACGATAAACCGCTGATAATCGCGTCGGTCACGCCGGACCTGATCGCGCGCGGCGCGCACGCCGGGAATATCGTCAAGCAGGCGGCTCAACGCATTGGCGGCAGCGGCGGCGGCCGTCCGAATATGGCGCAGGCCGGCGGGAAAGACGCCGGCCGGTTAGGCGAAGCGATGGCGTCCGTTCCAGCGTTCGTCGCCCAGAGCATGAAGAAATAG
- a CDS encoding AAA family ATPase — MPTRKPASTPDLFDQAADEQMKSDAPLAARMRPRALDDIIGQDHIIGPGRLLRRAVEADRLFSSLILWGPPGTGKTTLAMVIANSSRSHFEILNAVLAGVADIRRVVGESRERLRMHRQRTILLVDEIHRFNKGQQDALLPHVENGTLILIGATTENPYFELVGPLLSRSRIFQLKPLGSPETLMLLHRALADSERGYGGRAVAIDDEALEHLAFVAGGDARTALNALELAIESTAPDAQGVTHINLAAAQESIQGRSIRYDKSGDEHYDTISAFIKSIRGSDPDATLFWLAKMLFAGEDPEFIARRLVIHASEDVGLADPMALVVAVAAAQALQFVGLPEAQLNLAEAALYLATAPKSNSVLAIHEAVAHVKQHGETQVPQHLQDASRDGKALGHGQGYQYPHNFPDHHVAQSYLPNAIVGTQFYRPSDQGYEQAVAERVAAWRAAIATKASDGQPKGRP, encoded by the coding sequence ATGCCAACCCGCAAACCCGCATCGACCCCCGATCTGTTCGACCAGGCCGCCGACGAGCAGATGAAGTCGGACGCCCCGCTGGCCGCGCGCATGCGTCCGCGCGCGTTAGACGACATCATCGGTCAGGACCACATTATCGGTCCCGGCCGCCTGCTGCGGCGCGCGGTCGAGGCGGATCGCTTGTTCTCTTCGCTAATCCTCTGGGGCCCGCCAGGCACCGGCAAGACGACGCTGGCGATGGTGATCGCCAATTCTTCGCGATCGCATTTCGAAATCCTCAACGCCGTGCTGGCGGGCGTCGCCGACATACGGCGGGTCGTCGGCGAGTCGCGCGAGCGCCTGCGCATGCACCGCCAGCGCACCATCCTGCTCGTGGACGAGATTCACCGCTTCAACAAGGGACAGCAGGATGCGCTACTACCGCACGTCGAAAACGGCACGCTGATTCTGATCGGCGCCACGACCGAAAACCCGTATTTCGAACTGGTCGGGCCGCTGCTCTCCCGCTCGCGCATCTTCCAGCTCAAGCCGCTCGGCAGCCCGGAGACGCTGATGCTGCTGCACCGCGCGCTTGCGGACTCCGAACGCGGCTACGGCGGGCGCGCCGTGGCAATCGATGACGAGGCGCTCGAACACCTGGCGTTCGTGGCCGGCGGCGACGCGCGAACCGCGCTCAATGCGCTTGAGCTGGCAATCGAATCGACCGCGCCCGATGCGCAAGGCGTGACGCATATCAATCTGGCGGCGGCGCAGGAATCGATTCAGGGGCGCTCGATCCGATACGACAAATCGGGCGACGAACACTACGACACGATCTCAGCGTTCATCAAATCTATCCGTGGTTCCGACCCGGACGCCACGCTATTCTGGCTTGCCAAGATGCTTTTCGCCGGCGAAGATCCCGAGTTCATTGCGCGCCGCCTCGTCATTCACGCCTCGGAAGATGTCGGGCTGGCCGATCCGATGGCGCTGGTCGTCGCCGTCGCCGCAGCGCAGGCATTGCAGTTTGTCGGCCTGCCGGAGGCGCAACTCAATTTGGCCGAAGCGGCGCTATATCTGGCCACCGCACCGAAGAGCAATTCCGTACTGGCGATCCATGAGGCGGTAGCCCACGTCAAGCAGCATGGCGAGACACAGGTGCCGCAGCATCTGCAGGACGCCAGTCGCGACGGCAAGGCTCTGGGCCACGGCCAGGGCTACCAATACCCGCACAACTTTCCGGATCACCACGTGGCACAGAGCTATTTGCCGAACGCCATCGTGGGCACGCAGTTCTACCGTCCGAGCGACCAAGGGTACGAGCAGGCGGTTGCCGAGCGCGTGGCAGCATGGCGGGCCGCGATCGCGACCAAAGCGTCAGACGGGCAACCAAAGGGGCGACCATGA
- a CDS encoding DUF11 domain-containing protein has product MQITNNSGATLNGVSITDTWTLQDYDGAYQTFGSASVTAATLVTAPLRYMRFDLSPLAPGATGQIQMGMYITRALQPDYRYPPTVLGNSAYITTSTPGRTANSDNANTIVAGPVLQLIPNIVPPQPVDGTRAGRVITFTYTLENKARSDAIDATNVVISQVMPAHTEFYSASPASLSVYSPTNNTAYWQLPLLQVGAITTVTLTARIHPTAPAGFIGNPWLSCGALADALVNVVACSQDTSFVIDDVFEKRSFAETPPVQSFPVSSTFNSRVLTYTVFVYNPFTHTASLRVTDTLPTYNGDTSRAFQYLVPITGVNPPTFVTYTANSAVWDTPPIAGWDVYSFTFHVWVPANMPIDPNQVRREYVNTLSGSYGSLALPRNDGYHDFGMRVFVEAQVLIDKIVTPTTQLNGLPVTYTLSLSNTGPTPVSNVRVTETLPNNVPNCNFQWGGIVSGTAPVVAGGDTAIWDGISIPPHSAWSVVFTATVFGRLYVYCGNVIYASSSDTFIPARIGIAPVYIDSSFRYDKQALQPSVVLGGSLTYYVSEFNIGGVAAVMNGFTDTLPAGFYYGTSPVYTDHVGAPFTLLPNHQNTYSSTFAVNVVSTTIPCDALPFYVPQDVATFGMRITSPVDMAGFWYNASPAASVLILPQVTLVKDASRIDLIPGDVTTFTLTLNNNTANAISGVRITDTLPTLPVNWTFVGVLAGTSAPVITTPVIVWDNQTIPANGALVLKFIAMAPPSQVVATVPAWNYLKASVPANPLICMPQTSKYLEIHPPVITVNKIAGPSYPYPPIQAQVPPLGKFYYQVSFHNNTPYSVTIQRFTETLPGLTSKWRFDSMISPADAQPVSTSPLVWQNLVVPRFQDYILSFYVRASTDFGTYVNTWSNSAPAVGTGVMTGLVPSGFILTAVMGYLEAPVQVIPGVGLDKVVSPDTLFSGDQAIYTITLVNLSGGTINNVRITDTLPAGFQYGSMVVGSSPVLTTPLVWDVGNVLNGDANRVTISFRATVGISTATGTYYNRVTATSSNVLIPPTDDTAPLRVVSSLGPQPDLEVSKSDGQPTALVGDGVTYTINYTNVGALDATGIVLTETLPANTVLVGPSEWQPSAVAGVYTRIMPDLPPTQTAAVTIALQIAGPAPSGFYTNSVSIRATNERITNNNTAIDVDLMRVLDLQVSKSDGANEVSAGQLITYLINYTNAGNDVVTNVVMTDTLGPGLTRIGRTWYPAGGGVFTYSVGALAAGASGVVPFAAQVDSGAIGGAWVSNTVVIGFDGHDSHPADNAATDIDVVSYANLRVTLDDGVGVVLPGQMITYSFGYGNNGGATAGTSVLTATLPPSLALLSAPGWTVDSSGYVLALGDLGPGVTGTAAIVVQVPVTLSTGTRLTATVIVTGVGDVTPADNFARDIDMVQTTGPDLQISGATAGPAVAGFPVTIILTVTNAGTGVAADWFWVDLYINRMPTSRADLGDDAKTAAPTAAPRRIMAPANLSPGQSTTVVYQFTPPSEGTYALYAQVDTCDLSSVGPGANCYDPSYSRILELNEANNVYGPLAVVAQTPFRQYLPILRR; this is encoded by the coding sequence TTGCAGATCACGAACAACTCCGGCGCCACCCTGAACGGCGTCTCGATCACCGATACGTGGACATTGCAGGACTATGACGGCGCGTACCAGACATTCGGCAGCGCGAGCGTAACCGCAGCGACGTTAGTCACTGCGCCGTTGCGCTATATGCGCTTCGATCTGTCCCCGCTCGCGCCGGGCGCGACTGGTCAAATCCAGATGGGCATGTACATCACGCGGGCGCTCCAACCCGATTACCGCTATCCGCCTACCGTGTTGGGCAACAGCGCGTACATCACGACATCGACTCCCGGCCGCACGGCCAACAGCGATAATGCGAATACGATCGTCGCGGGACCGGTTCTGCAGTTGATTCCCAACATTGTGCCTCCCCAACCGGTTGACGGCACGCGTGCCGGCCGCGTGATCACGTTCACCTACACCTTGGAAAACAAAGCGCGCAGCGATGCGATTGACGCAACCAATGTCGTGATCAGCCAGGTCATGCCGGCCCATACGGAGTTCTACAGCGCTTCGCCAGCCAGTCTCAGCGTATATTCGCCAACCAACAACACGGCCTACTGGCAACTGCCCTTGTTACAGGTCGGCGCCATTACGACCGTGACGCTCACGGCGCGCATTCACCCGACAGCGCCGGCTGGATTTATCGGCAACCCCTGGCTCTCATGTGGGGCGCTGGCCGACGCCCTCGTCAACGTGGTGGCCTGCTCCCAGGACACGAGCTTTGTCATCGACGACGTGTTTGAGAAGCGGTCATTCGCCGAAACGCCGCCGGTTCAATCGTTTCCCGTAAGCTCGACGTTCAATTCGCGCGTCTTGACGTATACTGTGTTTGTCTACAACCCCTTTACCCACACGGCCAGCCTCCGCGTAACCGATACGCTGCCGACGTATAACGGCGACACATCGCGCGCCTTTCAATATCTCGTGCCGATCACCGGCGTCAATCCGCCGACATTTGTAACATATACCGCCAATTCCGCAGTCTGGGATACCCCACCCATTGCGGGCTGGGATGTCTACTCGTTCACATTTCACGTCTGGGTTCCGGCAAACATGCCGATCGACCCCAACCAGGTGCGCCGCGAATACGTCAATACGCTCAGCGGGTCGTATGGCAGCCTGGCGCTTCCGCGAAACGACGGGTACCACGACTTCGGCATGCGCGTGTTCGTCGAGGCGCAAGTGCTGATCGACAAGATCGTGACGCCGACAACGCAGCTCAACGGGCTGCCGGTGACCTACACGCTGTCGCTCAGCAATACCGGGCCGACGCCGGTCAGCAATGTGCGCGTAACCGAGACGCTGCCCAACAACGTGCCCAACTGTAATTTCCAGTGGGGTGGCATAGTAAGCGGCACCGCGCCGGTCGTGGCAGGCGGCGACACCGCGATCTGGGACGGCATTTCGATTCCTCCGCACTCGGCATGGTCCGTCGTATTCACCGCGACCGTGTTCGGCAGGCTCTATGTCTATTGTGGAAACGTCATCTACGCCAGCAGTAGCGACACATTCATTCCCGCGCGTATCGGAATCGCGCCCGTTTACATTGACAGCTCGTTCCGCTACGACAAACAGGCCCTGCAACCTAGCGTGGTGCTGGGTGGCAGCCTCACTTATTACGTCTCCGAATTCAATATCGGCGGCGTCGCCGCTGTCATGAACGGCTTCACAGATACGCTGCCCGCCGGATTCTATTACGGGACCAGCCCCGTATACACCGATCACGTTGGCGCGCCGTTCACACTGCTGCCCAACCACCAGAATACGTATTCTTCGACGTTTGCGGTCAACGTCGTCAGCACGACCATTCCATGCGACGCGTTGCCGTTCTATGTGCCTCAAGACGTCGCCACGTTCGGCATGCGCATCACAAGCCCGGTCGATATGGCTGGCTTCTGGTACAACGCATCTCCCGCGGCCAGCGTTCTTATTCTGCCGCAGGTCACGCTGGTCAAAGACGCCAGCCGCATTGATTTGATTCCAGGCGATGTCACAACGTTCACACTTACCCTGAATAACAATACCGCCAACGCCATATCGGGTGTGCGAATTACGGATACGCTGCCAACACTTCCAGTCAACTGGACGTTTGTCGGTGTGCTGGCGGGCACCAGCGCGCCAGTCATTACCACACCGGTGATTGTATGGGACAATCAAACCATTCCGGCCAACGGCGCCCTCGTCCTCAAGTTCATCGCCATGGCGCCACCCAGCCAAGTTGTCGCAACCGTCCCGGCATGGAACTACTTGAAAGCAAGCGTGCCGGCAAACCCGCTGATCTGCATGCCTCAGACATCGAAATACCTTGAAATCCATCCGCCGGTGATCACGGTAAACAAGATCGCGGGACCGTCGTATCCGTACCCGCCAATTCAGGCACAGGTCCCACCGCTGGGCAAGTTCTACTATCAAGTCTCGTTCCACAACAACACTCCGTATTCGGTGACGATCCAACGTTTCACGGAGACGTTGCCTGGCCTAACGTCCAAGTGGCGTTTCGATTCGATGATCAGCCCGGCCGATGCGCAACCCGTCAGCACGTCGCCGCTGGTATGGCAGAACCTGGTTGTGCCCCGCTTCCAGGACTACATCCTCAGCTTTTACGTGCGCGCCAGCACCGATTTTGGCACCTATGTCAATACCTGGTCGAACAGTGCGCCGGCCGTCGGCACAGGCGTGATGACAGGCCTGGTCCCAAGCGGCTTTATCTTGACGGCGGTCATGGGCTACCTGGAGGCGCCCGTCCAGGTCATACCGGGCGTTGGACTCGACAAGGTTGTGAGCCCTGATACGTTGTTCAGCGGCGATCAAGCGATCTACACGATTACGCTGGTCAATCTGTCCGGCGGCACCATCAACAACGTGCGCATCACAGACACCCTGCCGGCCGGCTTCCAGTACGGGTCAATGGTCGTTGGGTCATCGCCGGTGTTGACCACCCCGCTTGTATGGGATGTCGGCAACGTACTCAACGGCGACGCCAATCGGGTGACAATCTCTTTCCGCGCGACCGTGGGGATTTCAACGGCGACAGGAACCTACTACAACCGGGTTACCGCCACCTCAAGCAACGTGCTGATTCCCCCGACCGATGACACGGCTCCCTTACGCGTCGTATCGTCGCTGGGACCGCAACCGGACTTGGAGGTCAGCAAGAGCGATGGCCAACCAACTGCGCTCGTCGGCGATGGGGTAACGTACACGATCAATTACACGAACGTCGGCGCGTTGGACGCAACCGGCATCGTTCTAACCGAAACGCTGCCCGCAAACACCGTTCTCGTCGGCCCGTCGGAGTGGCAGCCGTCAGCCGTCGCAGGCGTCTATACGCGAATAATGCCGGATTTGCCACCGACCCAGACCGCCGCCGTCACCATCGCCCTGCAAATTGCCGGGCCAGCACCGTCCGGTTTCTACACCAACAGCGTCTCGATTCGGGCGACCAATGAGCGCATCACGAACAACAACACAGCGATCGATGTCGACTTGATGCGCGTGCTGGATTTGCAGGTCAGCAAGAGCGACGGCGCGAATGAGGTGTCGGCCGGGCAGCTAATTACCTACCTCATCAACTATACGAATGCCGGTAACGACGTAGTGACGAATGTCGTAATGACGGACACATTGGGGCCAGGCCTCACGCGCATCGGACGCACCTGGTACCCGGCGGGGGGCGGTGTGTTTACGTACAGCGTCGGCGCGCTGGCGGCCGGGGCAAGCGGAGTCGTGCCCTTCGCGGCGCAAGTCGATTCGGGCGCGATCGGTGGCGCCTGGGTGAGCAACACGGTCGTCATTGGCTTCGACGGCCACGACAGCCATCCGGCAGACAATGCGGCCACCGACATCGACGTGGTCAGCTATGCCAATTTGCGCGTGACGCTTGACGATGGGGTTGGCGTCGTTCTTCCCGGACAGATGATCACGTACTCATTTGGCTACGGCAACAACGGCGGAGCCACCGCAGGCACGTCGGTGCTGACGGCCACACTACCGCCGTCACTCGCGTTGCTCTCGGCGCCGGGGTGGACTGTGGACTCATCCGGCTATGTGCTCGCACTCGGCGACCTCGGCCCAGGTGTGACCGGAACCGCCGCCATTGTGGTACAGGTGCCCGTCACGCTGAGTACAGGCACGCGGTTGACGGCTACCGTCATCGTGACCGGTGTCGGAGATGTCACGCCGGCCGACAATTTCGCGCGTGACATCGACATGGTGCAAACGACCGGCCCGGATCTGCAGATCAGTGGTGCAACTGCAGGCCCGGCAGTGGCGGGCTTCCCCGTGACCATCATCTTGACCGTAACCAATGCCGGGACCGGCGTCGCTGCCGACTGGTTCTGGGTCGATCTGTACATCAATCGCATGCCGACCAGCCGCGCCGATCTTGGAGACGACGCCAAAACGGCGGCGCCAACCGCCGCACCTCGCCGCATCATGGCGCCGGCCAATCTGTCGCCGGGCCAGTCGACGACTGTCGTATACCAGTTCACGCCACCCAGCGAAGGTACATACGCGCTCTATGCGCAGGTCGACACCTGCGACCTGTCGAGTGTAGGCCCCGGCGCCAACTGTTACGATCCATCCTACAGCCGCATCCTTGAGCTCAATGAGGCCAACAACGTATATGGACCGCTGGCGGTGGTCGCGCAGACACCGTTCCGGCAGTATTTACCCATACTGCGTCGCTAA